One segment of Candidatus Dadabacteria bacterium DNA contains the following:
- a CDS encoding DUF4399 domain-containing protein → MIIIRTFSLLFIAVAVSWNMAFAEEYFSESPPGAKVYIISPKDGEVVSKTFTVRFGLVNMGVAPAGVKVPNTGHHHLLVDLENLPDMEKPLAFSENVRHFGGGQTETEITLAPGKHTLRLLLGNYLHIPHKPPVLSERITITVKDQ, encoded by the coding sequence ATGATAATAATCAGGACATTTTCCTTGCTTTTCATAGCCGTGGCCGTGTCATGGAATATGGCTTTTGCGGAAGAGTATTTTTCCGAATCTCCTCCGGGTGCCAAGGTGTATATCATTTCTCCGAAAGACGGAGAAGTTGTCAGCAAGACCTTTACCGTGAGATTTGGGCTTGTGAACATGGGGGTCGCTCCGGCCGGGGTCAAGGTTCCAAATACCGGGCATCACCATCTGTTAGTCGATCTTGAAAATCTGCCGGATATGGAAAAACCTCTTGCTTTCAGCGAGAACGTAAGGCACTTCGGAGGTGGGCAGACGGAAACGGAGATAACCCTTGCTCCCGGGAAGCATACACTGCGTTTGCTGCTGGGTAATTATTTGCACATACCTCATAAACCTCCCGTGCTTTCGGAGAGAATAACTATTACCGTGAAAGATCAGTGA